From Verrucomicrobiia bacterium, the proteins below share one genomic window:
- a CDS encoding response regulator transcription factor, which translates to MSETNITVCVVEDDTELRESVFNYLQDAPGFACLGAYGSAEEALKEIPDRQPSVVLMDINLPAMNGIQCMGKLKALQPGILVLMFTVYEDSDQVFEALVAGACGYMVKSTPPEKVLEAIREVHTGGSPMSSHIARKVVKHFHQLSPMDEMATLSKREEEVLHHLSQGCLYKEIADRLSISIDTVRKHLKNIYSKLQVHSRTDAVVKYLRK; encoded by the coding sequence ATGAGCGAAACCAACATAACGGTCTGCGTCGTCGAGGACGATACGGAGCTGCGTGAAAGCGTGTTCAACTATTTGCAGGACGCGCCGGGATTCGCCTGCCTCGGCGCCTACGGGTCGGCCGAGGAAGCCTTGAAAGAAATCCCCGACCGCCAGCCTTCGGTGGTGCTCATGGACATCAACCTGCCCGCGATGAATGGAATCCAGTGCATGGGAAAATTGAAGGCGCTGCAACCGGGCATACTGGTCTTAATGTTTACAGTGTACGAGGACAGTGACCAGGTTTTTGAAGCGCTCGTGGCCGGCGCCTGCGGTTATATGGTAAAAAGCACGCCGCCGGAAAAAGTCCTCGAAGCCATCCGCGAGGTGCATACCGGCGGCTCGCCGATGTCGAGCCACATCGCGCGGAAGGTGGTAAAACATTTTCACCAACTGTCGCCAATGGACGAGATGGCAACGCTTTCCAAACGTGAAGAAGAGGTGTTGCACCATCTATCACAAGGCTGCCTTTACAAGGAAATCGCCGACCGGCTTTCCATCAGCATTGATACGGTGCGCAAGCATTTGAAGAATATTTACAGCAAGCTTCAGGTCCATTCCCGGACGGACGCAGTGGTAAAATATTTGCGCAAATAG
- a CDS encoding two-component regulator propeller domain-containing protein, producing MNDGMRFVGNDLFSRARRLASILWLAAIVILALFSHSAQGEESTNTNVQYSSRAWLMEEGLPQNAVQALTQTRDGYLWVGTLKGLSRFDGAQFTVFNPQNTPGLKSSSISALCESSDGSLWIGTSGGGLTVFRDGIFTFFGPSNETRGNTVRTILQTHDGSLWVGTLDGLFRWQNGNWSHFTQKDGLCTNVVRSLCEVDGGVMIGTAGGVNVWRKGVIAMENSFADKSVRVIFQDSQSNLWVGLSEGLYCLKNGELTLYQKKDGLADNYITTLFEDRRGQLWVGTYGGLSRWVNGKFIVEKDSQGSFYDQVNAITEDAEGDMWIGARDGLQQLRIKRFTTYTRQQGLAHNNIMSVLEDKKGNVWISTWGGGLSQLQGDKIINHTSENGDSNGLTSNLILALYEDRDGSLLIGTDYEGGTFRLADGEFSRVWSQEQALMDRVVRVIYRDREGDLWFGASPGLILWNKNERLMETNVIRCILEDHSGTLWVGANDGLYYCTNGQFVNWTAQQNLSHRTIISLYEDAENNLWIGTGGRGLSRYRDGQLTTYTTKQGMFSDEMFEILEDDHGWLWISCSRGIYRVSKQNLEACGKNGTPITCIAYDKADGMETAQCNGIAKPSGWKGRDGRLWFATAKGLTVTDPSQDLTVNDKPPAVLIEEVIADKHSFAVRAANRHARISPQKLQIPPGHGDLEFHYTALSLQAPEKNLFKYKLEGVDSDWTEVTRRVAYYNNLAPGTYQFDVVACNNDGVWNKTGAAVAIILLPHFWQTWWFKGAIVFLAIAAAGGTVQQITRRNLQREVQRLEKQHAIEEERIRIARDMHDEIGAKLTKISFLGAVAKRKLALPEEAGPQIDKMSQTARDVIRALDEIVWAVNPANDSLEHLATYLCRNATEFFDNSPILCQFDIPDELPPCRLGTDVRHNILLAAKEAMNNILKHSGASTVAVKISVQPEVFEVTILDNGRGFDRQATAERTARIGNGLTNMEHRLNSIGGRCAVESGAGRGTKITFTVYLKGGVES from the coding sequence ATGAATGACGGCATGAGGTTTGTCGGCAATGATTTGTTTTCCCGAGCGCGTCGGCTGGCTTCCATCCTTTGGCTGGCGGCCATCGTCATACTGGCGCTGTTTTCCCATTCGGCGCAGGGTGAGGAATCAACCAACACGAATGTCCAATACAGTTCGCGCGCGTGGCTGATGGAAGAAGGCCTGCCGCAAAATGCCGTGCAAGCCTTGACGCAAACCCGCGACGGCTATTTGTGGGTCGGCACATTAAAAGGTTTGTCTCGATTCGACGGCGCGCAGTTTACTGTCTTCAATCCGCAAAATACTCCCGGCCTGAAAAGCTCTTCCATTTCCGCGTTATGCGAGAGCAGTGACGGCTCGCTGTGGATCGGCACTTCGGGCGGCGGCTTGACGGTTTTTCGCGACGGCATTTTCACTTTTTTCGGGCCAAGCAACGAGACGCGCGGCAATACCGTGCGCACTATTTTGCAGACGCACGACGGCTCGCTTTGGGTCGGCACTCTCGACGGTTTGTTCCGCTGGCAAAATGGAAACTGGTCGCACTTCACGCAAAAGGACGGGCTATGCACCAATGTGGTGCGCTCGCTTTGTGAAGTGGACGGCGGCGTCATGATCGGCACGGCCGGGGGAGTGAACGTGTGGCGCAAGGGCGTCATCGCGATGGAAAATAGTTTTGCTGATAAATCCGTGCGTGTGATTTTTCAGGACAGCCAGAGCAATTTGTGGGTGGGATTATCGGAAGGTTTGTATTGCCTGAAGAATGGTGAATTGACGCTCTACCAAAAAAAGGACGGGCTGGCGGATAATTATATCACCACGCTTTTTGAAGATCGCCGCGGGCAATTATGGGTGGGAACCTACGGCGGGTTGAGCCGATGGGTGAATGGGAAATTCATTGTGGAGAAGGACAGCCAGGGAAGTTTTTACGATCAAGTCAATGCCATCACCGAGGATGCGGAGGGGGATATGTGGATCGGCGCGCGCGACGGGTTGCAGCAATTACGCATCAAGCGTTTCACTACTTACACCCGCCAGCAGGGTCTGGCGCATAATAATATCATGTCCGTGCTGGAAGATAAAAAAGGCAATGTGTGGATCAGCACGTGGGGCGGGGGATTGTCACAACTGCAGGGCGATAAAATCATCAATCACACCTCGGAAAATGGCGACTCGAATGGGTTGACGTCCAATTTGATTCTTGCGCTTTACGAAGACCGCGACGGCAGTCTTTTGATCGGCACGGATTACGAGGGCGGGACCTTTCGACTGGCGGACGGCGAGTTCTCTCGCGTCTGGAGCCAGGAACAGGCGCTGATGGATCGCGTCGTGCGTGTGATCTATCGCGACCGCGAGGGAGATCTTTGGTTCGGCGCGAGCCCGGGACTGATTCTTTGGAATAAGAACGAACGCCTGATGGAGACAAATGTCATTCGCTGCATCCTTGAAGATCACAGCGGAACTTTGTGGGTTGGCGCGAACGATGGATTGTATTATTGCACGAACGGCCAATTCGTTAATTGGACGGCGCAGCAAAACCTGTCGCACCGAACGATCATTTCACTCTACGAGGACGCGGAAAATAATCTGTGGATTGGCACCGGCGGCAGGGGCTTGAGCCGATATCGAGACGGCCAGCTTACAACTTACACTACGAAGCAAGGAATGTTCAGCGATGAGATGTTTGAAATTCTCGAGGACGACCACGGTTGGTTGTGGATCAGTTGTTCCCGGGGAATCTATCGCGTAAGCAAACAAAACCTCGAAGCGTGCGGCAAAAACGGAACTCCCATCACCTGCATCGCCTACGACAAAGCTGACGGCATGGAGACGGCACAATGCAACGGCATCGCGAAGCCGTCTGGTTGGAAAGGGCGTGATGGCCGTCTGTGGTTTGCCACCGCAAAGGGGCTGACGGTCACTGACCCCAGCCAAGACCTGACGGTCAACGACAAACCTCCCGCGGTCTTGATCGAAGAAGTGATTGCCGACAAACATTCCTTCGCAGTGCGGGCGGCGAACCGGCATGCGCGGATATCACCACAGAAGTTGCAAATTCCCCCGGGACACGGCGACTTGGAATTCCATTACACGGCGCTCAGCCTGCAAGCGCCGGAGAAAAATCTTTTCAAATACAAACTGGAAGGAGTTGATTCAGACTGGACTGAAGTGACGCGGCGCGTTGCGTATTATAACAATCTTGCGCCGGGCACTTATCAGTTCGACGTGGTGGCGTGCAACAATGACGGTGTATGGAACAAAACCGGCGCGGCGGTGGCTATTATTTTACTGCCACATTTTTGGCAAACGTGGTGGTTCAAGGGCGCCATCGTGTTTCTCGCGATTGCGGCGGCGGGCGGCACGGTGCAACAAATTACCCGGCGGAATTTGCAGCGCGAAGTGCAACGCCTGGAGAAGCAGCACGCCATTGAGGAGGAACGTATCCGCATTGCGCGCGATATGCACGATGAGATTGGCGCGAAGCTCACCAAGATTTCTTTTCTGGGCGCCGTGGCCAAACGCAAACTGGCTTTGCCAGAAGAAGCAGGTCCGCAGATTGATAAAATGTCGCAAACCGCCCGTGACGTGATCCGCGCCCTGGATGAAATCGTGTGGGCCGTGAATCCGGCGAACGATTCGCTGGAACATCTCGCCACGTATCTTTGCCGCAATGCCACCGAGTTTTTTGACAACAGCCCGATACTTTGCCAGTTCGACATTCCCGATGAACTGCCACCATGCCGCCTCGGAACTGACGTACGCCACAATATTCTTTTGGCGGCGAAGGAAGCTATGAACAACATTCTCAAGCATTCCGGCGCGTCAACCGTTGCCGTAAAAATCTCCGTTCAGCCTGAAGTTTTTGAGGTGACCATTTTGGATAATGGGCGCGGATTTGACCGCCAGGCAACGGCCGAACGAACTGCCCGCATCGGCAATGGCTTGACCAACATGGAGCACCGATTGAATTCCATTGGTGGACGTTGCGCGGTCGAAAGCGGAGCAGGGCGGGGGACGAAGATCACCTTTACCGTCTATCTGAAAGGCGGGGTGGAATCGTGA
- a CDS encoding GreA/GreB family elongation factor, with amino-acid sequence MNKAQLLKRIVASLTDNLNVLEKAARASHAEATHESSKAENKYDTRGLEAAYLAGGQARQAREILDAIRIYENMVARKFAADEPIDLTALVELEMDKSRSSYFIGPKSGGLEIEYQGKEILVITPQSPLGQNLMGKHSGERWTAKMGAAQVKYHIVSVE; translated from the coding sequence ATGAACAAAGCCCAGTTGCTCAAGCGCATTGTCGCCAGCCTGACCGATAACCTCAATGTGCTGGAAAAGGCCGCCCGCGCCTCGCATGCCGAAGCCACTCATGAAAGCAGCAAAGCCGAGAATAAATACGACACGCGCGGACTGGAGGCCGCCTATCTTGCTGGTGGCCAAGCGCGGCAGGCGCGCGAGATTCTCGATGCCATCAGAATTTACGAGAATATGGTAGCGAGAAAATTTGCCGCCGATGAACCGATAGATTTGACCGCTCTGGTCGAGCTTGAAATGGACAAGTCGCGTTCGAGCTATTTTATCGGCCCCAAAAGCGGCGGCTTGGAAATCGAATATCAAGGCAAGGAAATCCTGGTCATCACGCCACAATCGCCGCTCGGCCAAAACTTGATGGGGAAACACAGCGGCGAGCGTTGGACGGCAAAAATGGGCGCGGCACAGGTTAAGTATCATATTGTGTCGGTAGAATAA
- a CDS encoding M1 family metallopeptidase yields the protein MNRKSLVQPGDIEYVMAMEHQGNRRLVLKTVIGLWFFLFLAAPLAFANSPFIFASTPGKLPKEVVPHRYEIRIQPDLDKLTTTGSVIVDLEFLHPAREIVFNVNDLKITKATLLDPEPVNLLPHANTNNQTVALKLPQKHAAGKSRLALEFTGRIGEQAQGLFYVKYNAPSGKKIMLGTQMEPTDARRMFPCWDEPAFRATYQLTAVLPEKFKAFSNLPIEQETPVASGLKETRFATTPPMSSYLVVLVAGELESISDEVDGVKIRVVTTEGKSEQGRYALDATKKLLHYYNDYFGIKYPLPKLDQIAIPGGFDGAMENWGAITYNESVLLFDPKTSSPETQRGIFVDVAHEMAHQWFGNLVTTAWWDDLWLNEGFASWMENKATDHFNPDWQMWLAAASDKTAVMSGDAHSTTHPIQQAVANESEANDAFDSITYEKGSAFLRMLEAYLGPDEFRRGIQHYLSGHLYSNATTADLWDALENISGKPIRAISTGWTEQPGLPLVSVKAKCSDGRQVVSLEQRRFTVQDPHSYPLRWEIPMTLVSSGTTNKYLLKDKSAELPLGDCLALVKANAGDTGYYRVQYSPALNEKLLQNLNSFSAADRLNLLNDSWALVEAGKASSADYFAFVGALRDEQTFAIWDEIISTCYLIDDLEQGQPGRKAFQQFVCSLLRQPFQEIGWMPKTGEPFNQSLLRGKVIGALGHFGDAPVIVEAKNRFAQFVATPDSLPPSLRPAVLRIGGRYADKPIYDHLHELARNATGTEERELYYGAMGNALDPELARETLALSLTNETIPQEATYFVIMVATQGEHKELAWNFARDHMPALLAKVDGFNRDNYVPSIFGAFSDDSRAEELLAYVKHHVSADAVMKAREAAEEIRFKAMLKKRELPVIDNWVATH from the coding sequence TTGAATCGCAAATCTCTTGTCCAACCGGGCGACATTGAGTATGTGATGGCGATGGAACATCAAGGCAACCGGCGGTTGGTTCTTAAAACGGTAATCGGCCTATGGTTTTTTCTCTTCCTCGCCGCGCCGCTCGCGTTTGCGAACAGCCCTTTTATTTTTGCGTCCACTCCCGGAAAACTCCCCAAGGAGGTTGTGCCGCACCGTTACGAGATTCGTATCCAGCCGGATTTGGACAAACTCACGACTACTGGTTCTGTGATCGTGGATCTGGAATTCCTTCATCCGGCTAGGGAAATTGTTTTCAACGTCAACGACCTTAAAATTACTAAAGCCACTTTGCTCGATCCGGAACCGGTCAACCTCCTGCCTCACGCCAATACCAATAACCAGACCGTAGCGCTCAAACTTCCGCAGAAACATGCCGCCGGAAAAAGCCGCCTCGCGCTTGAGTTTACTGGTCGGATCGGTGAACAGGCTCAGGGTCTTTTCTATGTCAAATACAACGCGCCTTCCGGCAAAAAAATCATGCTCGGCACGCAGATGGAACCGACGGATGCCCGGCGCATGTTTCCGTGCTGGGATGAACCGGCATTTCGCGCCACGTATCAACTCACCGCTGTGCTTCCGGAAAAATTCAAAGCGTTTTCCAATCTCCCGATTGAACAGGAAACGCCGGTTGCCAGCGGCTTGAAGGAAACTCGTTTTGCAACCACTCCGCCCATGTCGAGTTATCTGGTCGTGCTCGTGGCCGGTGAGTTGGAATCCATCAGCGATGAAGTGGATGGAGTGAAGATTCGCGTCGTCACCACCGAAGGGAAATCGGAGCAAGGCCGTTACGCTCTCGATGCCACAAAGAAATTGCTGCATTATTATAATGATTACTTTGGCATCAAATATCCGCTGCCCAAGCTTGACCAAATCGCTATTCCCGGCGGCTTCGATGGCGCGATGGAAAATTGGGGCGCGATCACTTACAACGAAAGCGTTTTGCTCTTCGATCCTAAAACCAGTTCACCCGAAACGCAGCGCGGCATCTTCGTGGATGTCGCTCATGAAATGGCGCATCAATGGTTCGGCAATCTGGTCACAACCGCGTGGTGGGACGATCTCTGGCTCAACGAAGGTTTTGCTTCATGGATGGAAAACAAGGCGACCGACCATTTCAATCCCGATTGGCAGATGTGGCTCGCCGCTGCTTCGGATAAAACCGCCGTGATGAGCGGCGACGCGCACAGCACGACGCATCCCATCCAGCAGGCGGTCGCAAATGAAAGCGAGGCGAACGATGCCTTTGACAGCATCACTTACGAAAAAGGTTCGGCGTTCCTGCGGATGCTCGAAGCGTATCTCGGTCCCGATGAATTTCGCCGCGGCATTCAACATTATCTTTCCGGACATCTTTATTCCAATGCCACCACGGCGGACCTTTGGGATGCCCTCGAAAATATTTCCGGCAAACCTATTCGCGCTATTTCCACCGGCTGGACGGAACAACCCGGCTTGCCGCTTGTGAGTGTGAAAGCAAAATGTTCCGATGGCCGCCAGGTTGTTTCTTTGGAGCAGCGCCGTTTTACTGTTCAGGATCCACATTCGTATCCGCTGCGTTGGGAAATTCCGATGACTCTCGTTTCCTCTGGCACCACGAACAAATATCTTCTCAAAGATAAAAGTGCCGAACTGCCGCTCGGTGATTGTTTGGCGCTGGTGAAAGCGAACGCCGGCGACACCGGCTATTACCGCGTCCAATATTCGCCCGCGCTCAACGAAAAGCTTTTGCAAAATCTCAATTCATTCTCGGCGGCGGATCGGCTCAATCTTTTGAATGATTCCTGGGCGCTGGTAGAAGCAGGCAAAGCTAGTTCCGCTGATTATTTTGCGTTCGTCGGTGCATTGCGTGATGAACAAACTTTTGCGATCTGGGACGAAATTATTTCCACTTGTTACCTGATTGATGATTTGGAACAGGGACAACCGGGACGCAAGGCGTTCCAACAATTTGTTTGCTCGCTGCTGCGGCAGCCGTTTCAGGAAATTGGCTGGATGCCAAAAACGGGCGAGCCTTTCAATCAATCGCTGCTTCGCGGAAAAGTGATCGGCGCGTTGGGACACTTCGGCGATGCCCCGGTGATCGTCGAGGCCAAAAATCGGTTTGCGCAATTTGTCGCGACCCCCGATTCGCTGCCGCCATCGCTGCGGCCCGCCGTGTTGCGCATCGGCGGTCGTTACGCGGACAAACCCATTTATGATCATCTCCATGAGCTTGCCCGCAATGCCACCGGGACGGAGGAACGCGAACTTTATTATGGCGCGATGGGCAATGCCCTGGACCCCGAACTCGCGCGTGAAACTCTCGCATTGTCCCTGACAAACGAAACCATTCCGCAGGAGGCAACATATTTTGTCATCATGGTCGCCACGCAAGGTGAACACAAAGAACTGGCCTGGAACTTCGCCCGCGACCACATGCCCGCGCTGCTGGCCAAGGTGGACGGGTTTAATCGCGATAATTATGTGCCATCTATTTTTGGCGCGTTCTCGGATGATTCGCGGGCGGAAGAGTTGCTGGCTTACGTCAAACATCACGTCTCAGCGGACGCAGTCATGAAGGCGCGCGAGGCCGCCGAGGAAATCCGTTTCAAGGCGATGCTCAAAAAACGCGAACTGCCCGTCATTGATAATTGGGTCGCGACGCACTAA
- a CDS encoding FKBP-type peptidyl-prolyl cis-trans isomerase, giving the protein MKIEKLATGNGAAPKIGDTVTVHYTGWLTDGSKFDSSVDRNDPFAFVLGTGQVIQGWDEGVATMKIGDKVRLTIPPEKAYGPDGYPGAIPPNATLVFEVELLEIS; this is encoded by the coding sequence ATGAAAATTGAAAAACTTGCTACCGGCAACGGCGCCGCTCCCAAAATCGGCGATACCGTCACAGTTCATTATACGGGCTGGCTTACCGACGGCTCGAAATTTGACAGCTCGGTGGATCGCAATGATCCGTTCGCGTTTGTGCTCGGCACCGGCCAGGTTATTCAAGGCTGGGATGAAGGTGTGGCCACGATGAAGATCGGCGACAAAGTCCGCCTGACGATTCCTCCGGAAAAAGCCTACGGCCCCGATGGTTATCCGGGCGCGATTCCGCCGAATGCCACGCTCGTCTTTGAAGTCGAACTGCTCGAAATTTCCTGA
- a CDS encoding zinc-binding dehydrogenase, whose product MKAVRLVAPGRPLEEREIPLPQVGAQDVLVRVKAAGICHSDAHYRAGRSSVQPLPLTLGHEVAGVVEWVGAGVARFKAGDRVCVHYLVTCGECAYCNEGNEQFCTTGQMIGKHRDGGYAEFISVPARSVFRLPDEIPYEQGAILMCSSATSLHALNKARLKAGESVAIFGVGGLGISALQLARAYGASSIYAVDIKPAKLEIAKKLDAIPVDASRVDAVNEIKRLTNGRGVDVALELIGLPVTMQQAVRSLAIKGRALLVGITDQKLEIAPYGEILNKEAEIIGVSDHLAQEIPRLMEWVTRGRLNLSGAITQTVPLSAKAINDTLDRLEQFGDAVRVVITP is encoded by the coding sequence ATGAAAGCAGTCCGACTCGTTGCACCCGGCAGGCCGTTGGAGGAGCGGGAAATTCCCTTGCCACAAGTTGGCGCGCAAGACGTCCTCGTGCGCGTCAAAGCGGCGGGCATTTGCCATTCGGATGCGCATTATCGCGCGGGCCGATCCAGTGTTCAACCGTTGCCGCTCACTTTGGGTCACGAAGTCGCGGGTGTGGTCGAATGGGTCGGCGCGGGTGTCGCACGCTTCAAAGCGGGCGATCGCGTCTGCGTGCATTATCTCGTCACCTGCGGAGAATGCGCCTATTGCAACGAAGGCAACGAACAATTTTGCACGACTGGCCAAATGATCGGCAAACATCGCGACGGCGGCTACGCGGAATTCATCAGCGTCCCGGCGCGCAGTGTTTTTCGTTTGCCGGATGAAATTCCCTACGAACAGGGCGCGATTCTTATGTGTTCTTCGGCAACATCGTTGCACGCATTGAACAAGGCGCGTCTCAAGGCCGGCGAATCCGTCGCGATTTTTGGCGTGGGCGGCTTGGGAATTTCGGCATTGCAGTTGGCGCGAGCTTACGGAGCGTCATCCATCTACGCCGTAGACATCAAACCCGCGAAATTGGAAATCGCTAAAAAACTCGACGCCATTCCCGTGGACGCGTCGCGTGTTGATGCCGTGAATGAAATCAAACGGCTCACTAATGGTCGCGGTGTGGACGTGGCGCTGGAATTGATAGGCTTGCCCGTGACGATGCAACAGGCTGTGCGTTCGCTTGCGATCAAGGGACGCGCGTTGCTGGTGGGAATCACCGACCAGAAACTTGAAATCGCGCCCTATGGCGAAATTTTGAACAAGGAAGCAGAGATCATCGGTGTCTCGGACCATCTGGCGCAGGAGATTCCCCGGCTGATGGAATGGGTCACGCGCGGGCGATTGAACCTGTCCGGCGCCATCACGCAAACCGTCCCGCTGAGCGCCAAAGCCATCAACGACACGCTCGATCGCCTCGAACAGTTCGGTGACGCCGTGCGCGTTGTGATCACTCCTTGA
- a CDS encoding dihydroneopterin aldolase, with translation MSRIKIVDLEVHYCVGISDAERAKPQRLLITVDMEFDFNMAAQGDRLNKTIDYFAVAQEILKYGNGRNWKLVEKVAVSVAELVKSEFHPESVTIEVKKFVLPQPGYVSVSWTQS, from the coding sequence ATGTCCCGAATAAAAATCGTTGATCTTGAAGTTCACTACTGTGTCGGCATAAGCGACGCCGAGCGCGCGAAACCCCAGCGGCTGCTGATTACGGTGGACATGGAATTCGACTTCAACATGGCGGCGCAGGGTGACCGGCTGAACAAAACGATAGATTATTTTGCGGTGGCCCAGGAAATTTTGAAGTACGGCAATGGCAGAAACTGGAAGCTCGTCGAGAAGGTCGCCGTGTCGGTCGCCGAACTGGTGAAGTCGGAATTTCATCCTGAGAGTGTGACAATCGAAGTGAAAAAGTTTGTCCTGCCACAACCGGGTTACGTTTCGGTGAGTTGGACTCAAAGCTAA
- a CDS encoding NUDIX domain-containing protein produces the protein MIRNIIFDWSGTLVDDLPAVWRATNYVLEQARREPMTLEQFRAEFCLPFKIFYDRHVPGVPLPELEVWFHGSFRQAQESVVALPHAREFLEFCRRNGWRTFLLSTVHEDHYQVQAATTGFGEYLERAYVGVLDKTKMIHRILEENNLRPEETVFIGDMQHDIDTAKHGGIGSCAVLTGYNNLEQLRASAPDLIVEHLGELQTILERNNGNLKSVHPSGADLMPIVTVGALILNESGQVILVRTHKWSNLWGIPGGKIKWGEDSLAALRREIKEETNLEITDIRFVLVQDCIHSPEFYRDAHFVLLNYSVKCVGHPDVKLNDEAREFKWLTVTDALKMPINQPTRILLEAFQKMS, from the coding sequence ATGATTCGTAACATAATTTTTGATTGGTCGGGAACGCTCGTGGACGATTTGCCCGCGGTCTGGCGCGCGACCAATTATGTTTTGGAGCAGGCCCGACGCGAGCCGATGACGCTGGAACAATTTCGCGCGGAGTTTTGCCTGCCCTTCAAGATTTTTTACGATCGGCATGTGCCGGGCGTTCCGCTCCCGGAATTGGAAGTGTGGTTTCACGGTTCTTTCCGGCAGGCGCAGGAATCGGTCGTCGCGCTGCCGCACGCGCGGGAGTTTCTCGAGTTTTGCCGTCGAAACGGCTGGCGCACTTTTTTGCTAAGCACGGTGCATGAGGATCATTACCAAGTTCAAGCGGCGACGACGGGTTTTGGAGAATACCTTGAACGCGCTTATGTCGGGGTGTTGGACAAGACGAAGATGATTCATCGCATCCTGGAAGAAAATAATTTGCGCCCGGAAGAAACTGTATTTATCGGTGACATGCAGCATGATATTGACACGGCCAAACACGGCGGAATTGGTTCATGCGCCGTGCTGACCGGATACAATAACCTGGAACAACTGCGCGCCAGCGCCCCCGATTTGATTGTGGAACATCTGGGCGAATTGCAAACGATTCTTGAGCGCAACAACGGCAATTTGAAATCCGTGCATCCGAGTGGCGCGGATTTAATGCCCATCGTGACGGTGGGCGCGTTGATTTTAAACGAATCCGGACAAGTAATCCTGGTGCGGACGCATAAATGGTCGAACCTTTGGGGTATTCCCGGTGGAAAAATCAAATGGGGCGAGGATTCCCTTGCCGCTCTGCGTCGCGAGATCAAGGAAGAAACGAATCTCGAAATCACCGATATTCGTTTCGTGCTGGTGCAGGATTGCATCCATTCGCCGGAGTTTTATCGCGATGCCCATTTCGTGCTGCTCAATTACAGCGTAAAATGTGTCGGCCATCCTGATGTCAAATTGAACGACGAAGCCCGCGAGTTCAAATGGCTCACAGTCACGGATGCGTTAAAGATGCCGATCAACCAGCCGACGCGCATTTTGCTCGAAGCGTTTCAGAAAATGTCGTGA
- a CDS encoding pseudouridine synthase — translation MLIAFNKPYGVLSQFTPDGSPNRPLAEFGFPKNIYPIGRLDADSEGLLLLSDEAALNQKLLHPTQAHEREYWVQVENLPNPESLAQLQKGLIIQGHKTLPCTARLLEPQPEIPARIPPIRERKTIPTAWISMELVEGKNRQVRRMTAAIGHPTLRLLRVRIGNFILEDLPVGKWKLLSDAERNAVLGQ, via the coding sequence GTGCTCATTGCATTTAATAAACCTTACGGTGTACTCTCACAGTTTACGCCCGACGGTTCACCGAATCGTCCGCTGGCGGAATTTGGTTTTCCGAAAAATATTTATCCGATTGGGCGATTGGACGCCGATTCCGAGGGCCTGCTTTTGTTAAGTGATGAGGCCGCGTTGAATCAGAAGCTGCTTCATCCCACTCAGGCGCACGAGCGTGAATACTGGGTTCAAGTGGAAAACCTTCCCAATCCCGAAAGCCTGGCGCAGTTGCAAAAAGGATTAATCATCCAAGGCCATAAAACCCTCCCCTGCACCGCCCGCCTGCTCGAACCGCAACCGGAAATACCTGCGCGCATCCCGCCGATTCGCGAGCGCAAGACCATTCCAACCGCGTGGATTTCGATGGAACTGGTGGAAGGGAAAAACCGACAGGTGCGGCGCATGACGGCGGCCATTGGGCATCCCACACTGCGGCTGCTGCGGGTTCGCATTGGGAATTTTATTCTGGAAGATCTGCCGGTTGGAAAATGGAAACTGCTCTCAGATGCAGAACGTAATGCGGTTCTTGGGCAGTGA